A segment of the Flavobacteriales bacterium genome:
TTCCTCATCTGGCGGAGCACCCATTGCTGCCGGCTGGTCAGGTGGCTGGATGGCGCTTTGCAGTTGAATCGCCTCGGGGCCGGGAGGGTAGTGGTTATCAGCGCGGCTTGCGCGGAGGTGAGCTTCTTTGAGGTGGTGCGGAAGCAATTCTGCGCAGCTGCCTCTGCGCCGAATACGCCCTGGCCCATCTCGGCCACGTTGAGGTACACCTCGAGGATGCGCTCCTTGGTCCATAATGCTTCGATTAGCACCGTGAACCAAGCCTCCAGGACCTTGCGCAATTTGCTGCGGCCCGGCCAGAGGAACACATTCTTGGCCGTTTGCTGGCTGATGGTGCTGGCGCCTTTCACTTTTCTCCCGGGTTCCTTCTCCCAAAGCCGCAGTGCGAATTCCCGCCAGGAGAACCCCGGCTCCTTCATGCCGAGCGAGCGTTTGATCTGCTCCGTGGAGAAGCCGCTGTGCGTCATGAAACGCTGGTCCTCGCTGCTGATCACGGCCAATGGCATCGCGCGTGCCATCTCCTCGAGCGAACGATTGGCCCGATGGAAGGTATCCAGCTCGATGCTCTGTTCAATCATCACATAGGTGACCGGCGGATCGAGCAGGCCCAAGAGCGCGACCCATGACACGGTGATCATCAGGGACCAGAACCCGAGGGCACCGGATACCCGGACGGCAGATCGAAGCTTCTTCACCTTGGCGCTGAAATGGCCGCCAAAGTAGAAGGGCCGGCCCGTCTGGACCAGCCCCCCTCCGTTACCGCAGGCTTGCTTACCCC
Coding sequences within it:
- the mtgA gene encoding monofunctional biosynthetic peptidoglycan transglycosylase, translating into MKKLRSAVRVSGALGFWSLMITVSWVALLGLLDPPVTYVMIEQSIELDTFHRANRSLEEMARAMPLAVISSEDQRFMTHSGFSTEQIKRSLGMKEPGFSWREFALRLWEKEPGRKVKGASTISQQTAKNVFLWPGRSKLRKVLEAWFTVLIEALWTKERILEVYLNVAEMGQGVFGAEAAAQNCFRTTSKKLTSAQAALITTTLPAPRRFNCKAPSSHLTSRQQWVLRQMRNVGDVLDPKVLARRKAKLEAEEARETARKAKRRK